A stretch of the Psychroserpens sp. Hel_I_66 genome encodes the following:
- the rplT gene encoding 50S ribosomal protein L20: MPRSVNSVAKRARRKKVLKQAKGYFGRRKNVWTVAKNAVDKAMQYSYRDRRVKKRTFRSLWIMRINAGARQHGMSYSKFMGGLKANNIELNRKVLADLAMNHPEAFEAIINKVK; this comes from the coding sequence ATGCCAAGATCAGTAAATTCAGTAGCAAAAAGAGCCAGAAGAAAAAAGGTTCTTAAGCAAGCAAAAGGTTACTTTGGAAGACGTAAAAACGTTTGGACAGTAGCAAAAAATGCGGTTGATAAAGCGATGCAATACTCGTATAGAGACCGCAGAGTTAAAAAGAGAACATTCCGTTCGTTATGGATTATGCGTATTAACGCAGGTGCAAGACAGCATGGAATGAGCTATTCAAAATTTATGGGAGGATTAAAAGCTAATAATATCGAATTAAACCGTAAGGTTCTTGCCGATTTAGCTATGAATCATCCAGAAGCTTTTGAAGCAATAATAAACAAAGTTAAATAA
- the infC gene encoding translation initiation factor IF-3 has translation MRRRHNSKRVVKEDQHKINSKIRAEKIRLVGDNVEIGIYATKDALAIADEQGLDLVEISPKADPPVCKVMDYKKFLYEQKKRDKALKSKATKVTIKEIRFGPQTDDHDYEFKKKHAEKFLKDGAKLKAFVFFKGRSIIFKEQGQILLLRLAQDLEELGKVEQMPRLEGKRMTMFIAPKKVK, from the coding sequence ATACGTAGAAGACACAACTCTAAGCGAGTAGTAAAAGAAGATCAACACAAAATTAACTCTAAAATTAGAGCCGAAAAGATAAGACTTGTAGGCGACAATGTAGAGATTGGTATTTATGCAACAAAAGACGCTTTAGCCATTGCGGATGAGCAAGGGTTAGATCTTGTTGAAATTTCACCTAAAGCTGATCCTCCAGTGTGCAAGGTTATGGACTATAAGAAGTTTCTTTATGAACAAAAGAAACGTGATAAAGCTCTAAAATCTAAAGCCACTAAGGTAACAATCAAGGAAATTCGTTTTGGTCCTCAAACAGATGATCATGATTACGAGTTTAAAAAGAAACATGCCGAAAAGTTTTTAAAAGATGGAGCAAAATTAAAAGCCTTTGTGTTTTTTAAAGGACGTTCAATCATATTTAAAGAACAAGGACAAATCTTATTATTGAGATTAGCCCAAGATTTGGAAGAATTGGGTAAAGTTGAACAAATGCCTAGATTGGAAGGAAAGCGAATGACAATGTTCATCGCTCCAAAAAAAGTAAAGTAA
- the thrS gene encoding threonine--tRNA ligase, with translation MIDITLPDGTIKTFEEGTTPMDVAKSISDGFARNVISANFNNDTIESSTPLYKDGSLILYTWSNEEGKKAFWHSSSHLLAQALEELYPGIKLSIGPAIENGFYYDVDLGDHSISEKDFKTIENKMLEIARGKHEFKMRSVSKEEALSLYRSQNNEYKVELIENLEDGTITFCDHSTFTDLCRGGHIPNTGIIKAVKLLSVAGAYWRGDENNKQLTRVYGISFPKQKELTEYLELLEEAKKRDHRKLGKELELFTFSQKVGQGLPLWLPKGAALRERLENFLKSAQKKAGYEMVVTPHIGQKELYVTSGHFAKYGEDSFQSIKTPNEGEEFLLKPMNCPHHCEIYNTKPFSYKELPKRYAEFGTVYRYEQSGELHGLTRVRGFTQDDAHIFCTPDQLDKEFKDVIDLVLYVFGSLGFENFKAQVSLRDPENPEKYIGSDENWKKAEDAILNAAIDKGLDYVVETGEAAFYGPKLDFMVKDALGRNWQLGTIQVDYNLPERFDLTYKGSDNELHRPVMIHRAPFGSMERFIAILLEHTGGNFPLWLVPEQVIVLSLSEKYEKYAEKVLNLLENHEIRALADNRNETIGKKIREAEMNKIPFMVIIGENEENDNKISVRKHGGEDLGMISVQEFSEIIDNEVKKTLKTFK, from the coding sequence ATGATAGATATTACTTTACCTGACGGTACAATTAAAACTTTTGAAGAAGGTACTACCCCTATGGATGTTGCAAAGAGCATTAGTGATGGCTTTGCTAGAAATGTGATTTCAGCAAATTTCAATAATGACACTATTGAATCTTCTACTCCATTATATAAAGATGGTTCATTAATATTATATACATGGTCAAACGAAGAAGGCAAAAAAGCCTTTTGGCATTCGTCTTCCCATTTATTGGCGCAAGCACTTGAAGAACTTTACCCAGGTATAAAATTATCAATTGGCCCTGCTATTGAAAATGGTTTTTATTATGATGTTGATCTTGGTGACCATTCAATTTCAGAGAAAGATTTTAAGACTATTGAAAATAAAATGCTAGAAATAGCAAGAGGTAAGCATGAATTTAAAATGCGATCTGTTTCAAAAGAGGAAGCTTTATCATTATACCGGTCTCAAAATAATGAATACAAAGTTGAACTGATTGAAAACTTAGAAGATGGTACAATCACCTTCTGTGATCATTCCACTTTTACCGATTTATGCCGAGGAGGTCACATTCCTAATACAGGAATTATAAAAGCTGTAAAATTACTATCCGTTGCGGGTGCTTATTGGAGAGGTGACGAAAACAACAAACAACTGACTAGAGTTTATGGTATCTCTTTTCCGAAGCAAAAAGAATTAACAGAGTATTTGGAGTTACTTGAAGAAGCGAAAAAACGCGATCATAGAAAACTAGGAAAAGAGTTGGAACTTTTTACCTTCTCCCAAAAAGTTGGACAAGGTCTGCCTCTATGGCTACCGAAAGGAGCTGCTTTAAGAGAACGACTTGAAAATTTCTTAAAAAGTGCGCAGAAAAAAGCAGGTTATGAAATGGTGGTAACTCCTCACATTGGACAAAAAGAACTTTATGTGACTTCAGGACATTTCGCAAAATACGGTGAAGATAGTTTTCAATCAATAAAAACACCAAATGAGGGTGAAGAATTTTTGCTGAAACCTATGAACTGCCCTCATCACTGTGAAATTTATAACACAAAACCCTTCTCTTACAAAGAACTTCCTAAAAGATATGCCGAATTTGGCACTGTATATAGATATGAGCAGAGTGGAGAATTACATGGACTTACAAGGGTTAGAGGATTTACTCAGGATGATGCTCATATCTTTTGCACACCCGATCAATTAGATAAAGAATTTAAAGATGTTATCGATTTGGTATTGTATGTTTTTGGTTCTTTAGGATTTGAAAATTTTAAAGCTCAGGTTTCATTAAGAGATCCTGAAAATCCAGAGAAATATATTGGAAGCGATGAAAATTGGAAAAAAGCTGAAGATGCGATACTAAATGCAGCGATAGATAAAGGATTAGATTATGTTGTAGAAACTGGAGAAGCTGCTTTTTATGGCCCTAAATTAGACTTCATGGTGAAGGATGCCTTAGGGAGAAATTGGCAACTTGGTACAATTCAAGTAGACTATAATTTACCTGAGCGATTTGATTTGACATATAAAGGAAGTGATAACGAACTACATAGGCCAGTTATGATTCATCGTGCTCCATTTGGAAGTATGGAACGGTTTATTGCTATTTTGCTAGAGCATACCGGTGGGAATTTCCCGCTATGGTTGGTCCCTGAGCAGGTTATTGTGTTATCATTAAGTGAGAAATATGAAAAATACGCTGAAAAAGTTTTAAATTTGCTAGAAAATCACGAAATTCGCGCCCTTGCAGATAATAGAAATGAAACTATAGGTAAGAAAATCCGTGAGGCGGAAATGAACAAAATACCTTTCATGGTTATTATTGGCGAGAATGAAGAGAATGACAATAAGATTTCTGTTAGGAAACATGGTGGTGAAGATTTGGGCATGATTAGTGTACAAGAGTTTTCAGAAATTATTGATAATGAAGTCAAAAAGACATTAAAAACATTTAAATAA
- the rpmI gene encoding 50S ribosomal protein L35, translating to MPKMKTKSSAKKRFKLTGTGKIKRKHAFKSHILTKKSKKRKLRLTHDALVHKADEDNIKTMLRLK from the coding sequence ATGCCTAAAATGAAAACAAAATCTAGTGCCAAAAAGCGTTTTAAGCTTACAGGTACTGGTAAAATTAAAAGGAAACACGCTTTTAAGAGTCATATTTTGACAAAAAAATCTAAAAAGCGTAAGCTAAGGTTAACCCATGATGCTTTAGTACACAAAGCAGATGAGGATAACATTAAAACAATGTTACGTTTAAAGTAA